A single Micromonospora sp. CCTCC AA 2012012 DNA region contains:
- a CDS encoding DUF58 domain-containing protein — protein sequence MRDGLRGLTTRGRSFLAAAVAAAISAGILGEKDLLRVAVLLAVLPLLAAAYVGRSRYKLACNRSLEPHRVPVGASSRVVLRLQNLSRLPTGTLLLEDRLPYALGSRPRVVLERLGAHQASSVAYTVRADVRGRYEVGPLVVRLTDPFGLCELSRAFPSTDHLTVIPQVTPLPSVRLPGEYAGSGDSRARSVAVHGEDDAATREYRMGDDLRRVHWKSTARTGELMVRREEQPWESRATVVLDTRAYGHRGDGPTASFEWAVSAAASIAVHLRQAGYKLRLVTGSGADVDATEGGGEGLLLDHLAEVRLNTDGEIATLVQRVRQRADGGLIIALFGTLNTTEAELLAGLRGNGATCVGFLLDSSSWLNLPAKARAEADRLHGTAALALLQSGWRVIGVDHGGRLPALWPQAARGSQGFALRAALAETVAGGMTGKVTS from the coding sequence GTGCGTGACGGCCTGCGCGGACTGACCACCCGGGGCCGCTCCTTCCTGGCGGCCGCGGTCGCCGCGGCGATCTCCGCCGGCATCCTCGGCGAGAAGGACCTGCTGCGGGTCGCCGTCCTGCTGGCCGTCCTGCCGCTGCTCGCCGCCGCGTACGTCGGTCGCAGCCGGTACAAGCTGGCCTGCAACCGCTCGCTGGAGCCGCACCGGGTGCCGGTCGGGGCCAGCTCCCGGGTGGTGCTGCGACTGCAGAACCTGTCCCGGCTGCCCACCGGCACCCTGCTGCTGGAGGACCGCCTGCCGTACGCGCTGGGCAGCCGGCCCCGGGTGGTGCTGGAACGGCTCGGCGCGCACCAGGCCAGCTCGGTGGCGTACACCGTCCGGGCCGACGTGCGCGGCCGGTACGAGGTGGGGCCGCTGGTGGTCCGCCTCACCGACCCGTTCGGGCTCTGCGAGCTCAGCCGCGCCTTCCCCAGCACCGACCACCTCACCGTCATCCCGCAGGTCACCCCCCTGCCCTCGGTCCGCCTCCCGGGGGAGTACGCGGGCAGCGGCGACAGCCGGGCCCGGTCGGTGGCGGTGCACGGCGAGGACGACGCGGCCACCCGGGAGTACCGGATGGGCGACGACCTGCGCCGGGTGCACTGGAAGTCGACGGCGCGCACCGGCGAGCTGATGGTGCGCCGCGAGGAGCAGCCCTGGGAGAGCCGCGCGACGGTGGTGCTGGACACCCGGGCGTACGGCCACCGCGGCGACGGCCCGACGGCGAGCTTCGAGTGGGCGGTCTCCGCCGCGGCCAGCATCGCGGTGCACCTGCGTCAGGCCGGCTACAAGCTGCGCCTGGTCACCGGCTCCGGTGCGGACGTGGACGCCACCGAGGGTGGCGGCGAGGGGCTGCTCCTCGACCATCTCGCCGAGGTCCGGCTGAACACCGACGGTGAGATCGCGACCCTGGTGCAGCGGGTCCGCCAGCGCGCCGACGGCGGCCTGATCATCGCCCTCTTCGGCACGTTGAACACCACCGAGGCCGAGCTGCTGGCCGGGCTGCGCGGCAACGGCGCCACCTGTGTGGGGTTCCTGTTGGACAGTTCCTCCTGGCTGAACCTGCCGGCCAAGGCCCGGGCCGAGGCGGACCGCCTGCACGGCACCGCCGCGCTGGCCCTGTTGCAGAGCGGCTGGCGGGTGATCGGCGTCGACCACGGCGGCCGGCTGCCGGCGTTGTGGCCGCAGGCGGCCCGCGGGTCGCAGGGCTTCGCGTTGCGTGCCGCTCTCGCCGAGACGGTGGCCGGCGGCATGACCGGAAAGGTGACCTCGTGA
- a CDS encoding AAA family ATPase — protein sequence MTQQTWDEVGGLLPHDEFRAASEAIVANIEQVIEGKTATVRLALAVLLAEGHLLIEDVPGVGKTKLAKALARSIDCSVRRIQFTPDLLPSDVTGVSVYNQETHDFEFRPGAVFANLVVGDEINRASPKTQSALLECMEERQVTVDGVTYQLQTPFMVIATQNPIEMEGTYPLPEAQRDRFTARIAMGYPDVSAELAMLDGHGGTDPLHELRPVSDAATVRQLIGHVRQVHVADAVKQYAIDLVTATREAPDLRLGASPRATLQLLRTARAVAALEGRDYVLPDDLQALAVPVLAHRIIPTADAQLARRTTDAIVSELVHRLPLPHDRKRSPYDTRPGGGNGRGPFEPRRP from the coding sequence GTGACACAACAGACCTGGGACGAGGTGGGCGGTCTGCTGCCGCACGACGAGTTCCGCGCCGCCAGCGAGGCCATCGTGGCCAACATCGAGCAGGTCATCGAGGGCAAGACGGCCACCGTCCGGCTGGCCCTGGCCGTCCTCCTCGCCGAGGGCCACCTGCTGATCGAGGACGTGCCCGGCGTCGGCAAGACCAAGCTCGCCAAGGCCCTCGCCCGTTCCATCGACTGTTCGGTCCGCCGTATCCAGTTCACCCCCGACCTGCTGCCCAGCGACGTCACCGGGGTCAGCGTCTACAACCAGGAGACGCACGACTTCGAGTTCCGTCCGGGTGCGGTCTTCGCCAACCTGGTCGTCGGCGACGAGATCAACCGGGCCTCGCCGAAGACCCAGTCGGCGCTGCTGGAGTGCATGGAGGAGCGGCAGGTCACCGTCGACGGGGTGACCTACCAGCTCCAGACCCCGTTCATGGTGATCGCGACGCAGAACCCGATCGAGATGGAGGGGACCTACCCGCTGCCGGAGGCGCAGCGCGACCGGTTCACCGCCCGGATCGCGATGGGCTACCCGGACGTCTCCGCCGAACTGGCCATGCTGGACGGTCACGGCGGCACCGATCCGCTGCACGAGCTGCGCCCGGTCTCCGACGCGGCCACCGTCCGGCAGCTCATCGGCCACGTCCGGCAGGTGCACGTCGCCGACGCCGTCAAGCAGTACGCCATCGACCTGGTCACCGCCACCCGCGAGGCCCCCGACCTGCGCCTCGGCGCGTCCCCCCGGGCCACCCTCCAGCTGCTGCGCACCGCCCGCGCGGTCGCCGCGCTGGAAGGCCGCGACTACGTGCTCCCCGACGACCTCCAGGCGCTGGCGGTGCCGGTGCTCGCGCACCGGATCATCCCGACGGCCGACGCCCAGCTCGCCCGGCGCACCACCGACGCGATCGTCTCCGAGCTGGTGCACCGGCTGCCGTTGCCGCACGACCGCAAGCGCTCCCCGTACGACACCCGGCCCGGCGGCGGCAACGGCCGCGGACCGTTCGAGCCCCGGAGGCCGTGA
- the leuS gene encoding leucine--tRNA ligase: MSEAAAPASDIPPFRYTAALADEIEHRWQDAWEREGTFHAPNPTGPLADPGHPRAGAEKLYVLDMFPYPSGAGLHVGHPLGYIGTDCYARYQRMAGRNVLHAMGFDAFGLPAEQYAVQTGTHPRTTTVANIERYRAQLRRLGLGHDERRSVATIDTEFYRWTQWIFLQVFNSWYDADAKKARPIAELVAEFEGGNRPTPDGRRWAELTVAERRQVVDDHRLAYVSQAPVNWCPGLGTVLANEEVTADGRSERGNFPVFKRNLKQWMMRITAYGDRLLDDLETLDWPEPIKLMQRNWIGRSSGAHIDFPTDVAPVRVFTTRPDTIFGATYMVLAPEHELVDLLVPSAWPDGTRDAWTGGHASPRAAVEAYRKAAAAKTDVERQADSKEKTGVFVGAYATNPVTGGRVPIFIADYVLAGYGTGAIMAVPAEDERDHAFAEVYELPVVRTVQPPEGFTGGAYTGTGPMINSAAPDRGLDLNGLGMAEAKARVIEWLEANGHGTGAVTWRLRDWLFSRQRYWGEPFPIVYDSTGAPIALPESMLPVELPEVDDFSPKTFDPEDADSNPETPLSRRRDWVEVELDLGDGPKRYTRETNVMPQWAGSCWYELRYLDPTNTERFADPENEAYWMGPQRPGDCGGTDLYVGGAEHAVLHLLYARFWHKVLFDLGHVSSFEPFRKLFNQGMIQAYAFRDARRAPVPAEEVVEVDGRWFHGDQEVTREYGKMGKSLKNVVTPDEMCAAYGADTFRVYEMSMGPLEVSRPWDTRAVVGSYRFLQRVWRAVVDEQTGDLRVTDAPADEATRRLLHKVIDGVRGDMDGIRFNTAIAKLIELTNGLTRLAETPREVAEPLVLMVAPFAPHLAEELWRRLGHDSSLAYADFPTADPALLVAETVTYPVQVNGKVRGRIEVPTDAAEDDVRAAALEAVAGALAGKEPRKVIVVKGRMVSVVA, from the coding sequence ATGAGTGAGGCAGCCGCACCGGCGAGCGACATTCCCCCGTTCCGGTACACCGCAGCCCTCGCCGACGAGATCGAGCACCGGTGGCAGGACGCCTGGGAGCGGGAGGGCACCTTCCACGCGCCGAACCCGACCGGACCGCTGGCCGACCCGGGGCACCCGCGCGCCGGTGCCGAGAAGCTGTACGTGCTGGACATGTTCCCCTACCCGTCCGGCGCGGGCCTGCACGTCGGTCACCCGCTGGGCTACATCGGCACCGACTGCTACGCCCGCTACCAGCGGATGGCCGGGCGGAACGTGCTGCACGCGATGGGCTTCGACGCGTTCGGGCTGCCCGCCGAGCAGTACGCGGTGCAGACCGGCACCCACCCGCGCACCACCACGGTGGCGAACATCGAGCGGTACCGGGCGCAGCTGCGCCGGCTGGGGCTGGGGCACGACGAGCGGCGCTCGGTGGCCACCATCGACACCGAGTTCTACCGCTGGACCCAGTGGATCTTCCTGCAGGTCTTCAACTCCTGGTACGACGCGGACGCGAAGAAGGCCCGGCCGATCGCCGAGCTGGTCGCCGAGTTCGAGGGCGGCAACCGCCCCACCCCGGACGGCCGCCGCTGGGCCGAGCTGACCGTCGCCGAGCGCCGCCAGGTCGTCGACGACCACCGGCTGGCGTACGTCTCGCAGGCGCCGGTGAACTGGTGCCCGGGGCTGGGCACCGTGCTGGCCAACGAGGAGGTCACCGCCGACGGCCGCTCCGAGCGGGGCAACTTCCCGGTCTTCAAGCGCAACCTGAAGCAGTGGATGATGCGGATCACCGCGTACGGCGACCGGCTGCTGGACGACCTGGAGACGCTGGACTGGCCGGAGCCGATCAAGCTGATGCAGCGCAACTGGATCGGGCGGTCCAGCGGCGCGCACATCGACTTCCCGACCGACGTCGCCCCGGTGCGGGTGTTCACGACCCGGCCGGACACCATCTTCGGCGCCACCTACATGGTGCTGGCCCCCGAGCACGAGCTGGTCGACCTGCTGGTGCCGTCCGCCTGGCCGGACGGGACGCGGGACGCCTGGACCGGTGGGCACGCCAGTCCGCGGGCGGCCGTCGAGGCGTACCGGAAGGCCGCCGCGGCCAAGACGGACGTGGAGCGGCAGGCGGACAGCAAGGAGAAGACCGGCGTCTTCGTCGGCGCGTACGCGACCAACCCGGTCACCGGCGGACGCGTCCCGATCTTCATCGCCGACTACGTGCTGGCCGGCTACGGCACCGGCGCGATCATGGCGGTACCGGCCGAGGACGAGCGCGACCACGCCTTCGCCGAGGTCTACGAGCTGCCCGTGGTGCGGACCGTGCAGCCGCCCGAGGGCTTCACCGGCGGGGCGTACACCGGCACCGGTCCGATGATCAACAGCGCCGCGCCCGACCGCGGCCTGGACCTGAACGGCCTGGGCATGGCCGAGGCCAAGGCCCGGGTCATCGAGTGGCTGGAGGCCAACGGGCACGGCACCGGCGCGGTCACCTGGCGGCTGCGCGACTGGCTGTTCAGCCGGCAGCGCTACTGGGGCGAGCCGTTCCCGATCGTGTACGACTCCACCGGCGCGCCGATCGCGCTGCCCGAGTCGATGCTGCCGGTCGAGCTGCCCGAGGTGGACGACTTCTCGCCGAAGACGTTCGACCCGGAGGACGCCGACAGCAACCCGGAGACCCCGCTGTCGCGGCGGCGCGACTGGGTGGAGGTGGAGCTGGACCTGGGTGACGGGCCGAAGCGCTACACCCGGGAGACCAACGTGATGCCGCAGTGGGCCGGCTCCTGCTGGTACGAGCTGCGCTACCTGGATCCGACCAACACCGAGCGCTTCGCCGACCCGGAGAACGAGGCGTACTGGATGGGGCCGCAGCGCCCCGGCGACTGCGGGGGCACCGACCTGTACGTCGGCGGCGCCGAGCACGCCGTGCTGCACCTGCTGTACGCCCGCTTCTGGCACAAGGTGCTGTTCGACCTGGGGCACGTCTCGTCGTTCGAGCCGTTCCGCAAGCTGTTCAACCAGGGCATGATCCAGGCGTACGCGTTCCGCGACGCCCGGCGCGCGCCGGTGCCGGCGGAGGAGGTCGTCGAGGTCGACGGGCGCTGGTTCCACGGCGACCAGGAGGTCACCCGCGAGTACGGCAAGATGGGCAAGTCCCTGAAGAACGTCGTCACCCCGGACGAGATGTGCGCCGCCTACGGCGCCGACACCTTCCGGGTGTACGAGATGTCGATGGGTCCGCTGGAGGTCTCCCGCCCCTGGGACACCCGGGCGGTCGTCGGGTCGTACCGGTTCCTGCAGCGGGTCTGGCGGGCCGTGGTCGACGAGCAGACCGGTGACCTGCGGGTGACCGACGCGCCGGCCGACGAGGCGACCCGGCGGCTGCTGCACAAGGTCATCGACGGCGTACGCGGCGACATGGACGGGATCCGGTTCAACACCGCGATCGCCAAGCTGATCGAGCTGACCAACGGGCTGACCCGGCTGGCGGAGACGCCGCGCGAGGTGGCCGAGCCGCTGGTGCTGATGGTGGCGCCGTTCGCCCCGCACCTCGCCGAGGAACTGTGGCGGCGACTGGGCCACGACAGCTCCCTGGCGTACGCGGACTTCCCGACCGCCGATCCGGCGCTGCTGGTGGCCGAGACGGTCACCTACCCGGTGCAGGTCAACGGCAAGGTGCGGGGCCGGATCGAGGTGCCCACCGACGCGGCCGAGGACGACGTCCGGGCGGCGGCGCTGGAGGCGGTCGCCGGTGCGCTGGCCGGCAAGGAGCCGCGCAAGGTCATCGTGGTGAAGGGCCGGATGGTCTCCGTCGTCGCCTGA
- a CDS encoding phosphotransferase, whose protein sequence is MTGREELLPGGFVAEVVRVGDTVRRTLPPNAEFVAALLRHLAPTGLAPRHLGVDERGRQVLSHLDGRVPWQEREDAAYFSDAALTRLGGLIRTLHDACAGTGLAGDAETVCHRDLSPKNTVYRDSPSGPLPVAFLDWDLAGPGRRIEDVAFACWHWGELGGDADPAELGRRCRLLCDAYDAAAGAPSPVGAGADPAGVPLPRDELIDVMLHQIEGTWRGIAAGADRGDPAMRRLRAAGADEGVRRWHDWLLHHRPAVHHALHP, encoded by the coding sequence GTGACGGGCCGGGAGGAGCTGCTGCCGGGCGGGTTCGTCGCCGAGGTGGTCCGGGTCGGGGACACCGTCCGGCGGACGCTCCCGCCGAACGCGGAGTTCGTCGCCGCGCTGCTGCGGCATCTGGCGCCGACCGGCCTGGCGCCCCGGCACCTCGGCGTCGACGAGCGGGGCCGGCAGGTGCTCAGCCACCTCGACGGCCGGGTGCCGTGGCAGGAGCGGGAGGACGCGGCGTACTTCTCCGACGCCGCGCTGACCCGGCTCGGCGGACTGATCCGGACGCTGCACGACGCCTGCGCCGGCACCGGACTGGCCGGCGACGCGGAGACCGTCTGCCACCGCGACCTCTCCCCCAAGAACACCGTCTACCGGGACTCGCCGTCCGGTCCGCTGCCGGTGGCCTTCCTCGACTGGGACCTGGCCGGACCGGGCCGCCGGATCGAGGACGTGGCGTTCGCCTGCTGGCACTGGGGAGAGCTGGGCGGCGACGCCGACCCGGCCGAGCTGGGCCGCCGCTGCCGCCTGCTCTGCGACGCCTACGACGCGGCGGCCGGCGCGCCGTCCCCCGTCGGTGCCGGCGCCGACCCGGCCGGTGTGCCGCTGCCCCGCGACGAGCTGATCGACGTCATGCTCCACCAGATCGAGGGCACCTGGCGGGGCATCGCCGCGGGCGCCGACCGTGGCGACCCCGCCATGCGCCGACTCCGCGCGGCCGGCGCCGACGAGGGGGTACGCCGCTGGCACGACTGGCTACTGCACCACCGCCCCGCTGTCCACCACGCCCTGCACCCCTGA
- a CDS encoding TVP38/TMEM64 family protein: MTGAAPRRRRPDLRRLVRLLGQRSARRFTLLLALLAGFALLLLLAPRPDPAQLPRLADSLGGYAPPAAIVAGALLLVALVPRTFVTLAAGAVFGPLEGAAYALGAALLAAAIGFAVGRLLGRDFVAERVRGRLARLDGWFTRQSVPGVITVRLLPIASFGLVSYGYGTTGARLLPFLAGSVIASAPTAFGYAAIGAAVSSPGDVNWYAAAPASLGLIASVVIITRWWRAQRSAPR, from the coding sequence GTGACCGGCGCCGCCCCACGGCGGCGACGACCGGATCTCCGCCGGCTGGTCCGACTGCTGGGGCAGCGGTCGGCGCGGCGGTTCACGCTGCTGCTGGCCCTGCTCGCCGGCTTCGCGCTGCTGCTGCTCCTGGCACCCCGGCCGGATCCGGCGCAGCTGCCCCGGCTGGCCGACTCCCTCGGCGGGTACGCCCCGCCCGCCGCCATCGTCGCCGGGGCGCTGCTGCTGGTGGCGCTGGTGCCGCGGACCTTCGTCACGCTCGCCGCCGGGGCGGTCTTCGGCCCCCTGGAGGGCGCCGCGTACGCCCTCGGCGCGGCGCTGCTGGCCGCGGCGATCGGCTTCGCCGTCGGCCGGCTGCTCGGGCGGGACTTCGTCGCCGAACGGGTCCGGGGCCGGCTGGCCCGGCTGGACGGCTGGTTCACCCGGCAGAGCGTGCCCGGGGTGATCACCGTCCGGCTGCTGCCGATCGCCAGCTTCGGCCTGGTCAGCTACGGCTACGGCACCACCGGCGCCCGGCTGCTGCCGTTCCTCGCCGGCAGCGTGATCGCCTCCGCCCCGACCGCTTTCGGCTACGCGGCGATCGGCGCGGCGGTCAGCTCCCCCGGCGACGTCAACTGGTACGCCGCCGCCCCCGCCAGCCTCGGCCTGATCGCCAGCGTGGTGATCATCACCCGCTGGTGGCGCGCCCAACGATCGGCGCCGCGGTAA
- a CDS encoding type 1 glutamine amidotransferase, whose amino-acid sequence MSTESLRIVWIYPDLLSTYGDRGNMLILARRAQLRGMPVEVLEVRSDQRLPATADIYLIGGGEDGPQALGAQRLIADGGLHRAVAQGSVVFGVCAGYQLLGTSFFAKGTECAGLGLLDLRSDRGPSRAVGELAGEVDPRLGVPALTGFENHGGRTHLGPGVAPLARVTAGVGNDGATEGAWRGKLLGTYSHGPALARNPALADLLLRWATGVHQLPALDDTWAERLRSERRAAVAAAARP is encoded by the coding sequence GTGTCAACTGAGAGCCTGCGCATCGTCTGGATCTATCCCGACCTGCTCTCCACCTACGGCGACCGGGGCAACATGCTGATCCTGGCCCGCCGGGCCCAGCTGCGCGGCATGCCGGTCGAGGTGCTGGAGGTCCGCTCCGACCAGCGGCTGCCGGCCACCGCCGACATCTACCTGATCGGCGGCGGCGAGGACGGGCCGCAGGCGCTCGGCGCGCAGCGGCTGATCGCCGACGGCGGCCTGCACCGCGCGGTGGCCCAGGGCTCGGTGGTGTTCGGCGTCTGCGCCGGCTACCAGCTCCTCGGCACCTCGTTCTTCGCCAAGGGCACCGAGTGCGCCGGGCTGGGGCTGCTCGACCTGCGCTCCGACCGGGGGCCCAGCCGGGCCGTCGGCGAGCTGGCCGGTGAGGTCGACCCGCGGCTGGGCGTACCGGCGCTGACCGGCTTCGAGAACCACGGCGGCCGGACCCACCTGGGCCCCGGCGTCGCCCCGCTGGCCCGGGTCACGGCCGGTGTCGGCAACGACGGCGCCACCGAGGGCGCCTGGCGCGGCAAGCTGCTCGGCACCTATTCGCACGGCCCGGCCCTGGCCCGCAACCCCGCCCTGGCGGACCTGCTGCTGCGCTGGGCCACCGGCGTCCACCAGCTGCCCGCGCTGGACGACACCTGGGCCGAGCGGCTCCGCTCGGAACGCCGTGCCGCGGTGGCCGCCGCCGCCCGACCGTGA
- a CDS encoding MurT ligase domain-containing protein, translated as MPLRAKVASSVSRTAAALSRAAGRGDGSVIGGWIGLKIDPDLLAHLSAGRAIALVSGTNGKTTTTRLTTAAVGVLGRVATNSYGANMPTGHTSALAKAGSTPYAVLEVDEHYLSQVLEATEPHVVALLNLSRDQLDRAKEVAMMAQLWRAALVRHADVRVVANADDPMVVWAATPPADPAQGHVPPHVTWFSAGQRWHDDSWVCPECGSTIARKDDQWWCTGCPLRRPEPQWTVEDDGVLDPTGAWHKVRLQLPGKVNLGNAATALAVAAEFGVRPVDAVSRLGSVTSVAGRYAQVDRDGRNIRLLLAKNPASWLEAFDMADEAPTLLSINARDPDGLDTSWLFDVDFAPLRGRQVLITGDRAYDLAVRLDVNDVPFQHVRSFDEAIRAVPPGRLEVIANYTAFQDIRAELDRVN; from the coding sequence ATGCCCCTGCGGGCAAAGGTGGCCAGCTCGGTGTCGCGGACCGCCGCGGCGCTGTCGCGGGCCGCGGGTCGGGGCGACGGCTCGGTCATCGGTGGCTGGATCGGCCTCAAGATCGACCCGGACCTGCTGGCCCACCTGTCGGCCGGCCGCGCCATCGCGCTGGTGTCCGGCACCAACGGCAAGACCACCACCACCCGGCTGACCACCGCCGCCGTCGGGGTGCTCGGCCGGGTCGCCACCAACTCCTACGGCGCCAACATGCCCACCGGCCACACCTCCGCGCTGGCCAAGGCCGGCAGCACCCCGTACGCGGTGCTGGAGGTCGACGAGCACTACCTCTCCCAGGTGCTGGAGGCCACCGAGCCGCACGTGGTGGCGCTGCTCAACCTCTCCCGCGACCAGCTCGACCGGGCCAAGGAGGTCGCCATGATGGCGCAGCTCTGGCGCGCCGCGCTGGTCCGGCACGCCGACGTGCGGGTGGTGGCGAACGCCGACGACCCGATGGTGGTCTGGGCGGCCACCCCGCCGGCCGACCCGGCGCAGGGCCACGTCCCGCCGCACGTGACCTGGTTCAGCGCCGGCCAGCGCTGGCACGACGACTCCTGGGTCTGCCCCGAGTGCGGCTCCACCATCGCCCGCAAGGACGACCAGTGGTGGTGCACCGGCTGCCCGCTGCGCCGGCCCGAGCCGCAGTGGACCGTCGAGGACGACGGCGTGCTGGACCCGACGGGTGCCTGGCACAAGGTGCGGCTCCAGCTCCCCGGCAAGGTCAACCTGGGCAACGCCGCCACCGCGCTCGCCGTCGCCGCCGAGTTCGGCGTCCGCCCGGTGGACGCGGTGTCCCGGCTCGGCTCGGTGACCTCGGTCGCCGGCCGCTACGCGCAGGTCGACCGGGACGGGCGCAACATCCGGCTGCTGCTGGCCAAGAACCCGGCCAGCTGGCTGGAGGCGTTCGACATGGCCGACGAGGCGCCGACCCTGCTCTCCATCAACGCGCGGGACCCCGACGGGCTGGACACCTCCTGGCTCTTCGACGTCGACTTCGCCCCGCTCCGCGGCCGGCAGGTCCTGATCACCGGCGACCGGGCGTACGACCTGGCCGTCCGCCTCGACGTCAACGACGTGCCGTTCCAGCACGTCCGCAGCTTCGACGAGGCGATCCGGGCGGTCCCACCGGGCCGGCTGGAAGTCATCGCCAACTACACCGCCTTCCAGGACATCCGAGCGGAGCTGGACCGTGTCAACTGA
- the mraZ gene encoding division/cell wall cluster transcriptional repressor MraZ, translating into MFLGTHTPRLDEKGRLILPAKFRDELAGGVVITKGQERCLYVFPMPEFQRIAEQLRAQPMTHKAARAYNRVFFASAHDEVPDKQGRVTIPAHLRSYAALDRDLVVIGASSRVEIWDRTAWEAYLAESEDDFADIEEGVLPGGL; encoded by the coding sequence ATGTTCCTCGGCACCCACACTCCGCGCCTGGACGAAAAGGGCCGGTTGATCCTTCCGGCGAAGTTCCGGGATGAGCTGGCGGGGGGTGTCGTGATCACCAAAGGGCAGGAGCGCTGCCTCTACGTCTTCCCGATGCCCGAGTTCCAGCGCATCGCGGAGCAGTTGCGCGCGCAGCCGATGACGCACAAGGCGGCCCGGGCCTACAACCGGGTCTTCTTCGCCAGCGCGCACGACGAGGTGCCGGACAAGCAGGGCCGGGTGACGATCCCGGCGCACCTGCGCTCGTACGCCGCTCTCGACCGCGATCTGGTCGTGATCGGAGCGAGCAGCCGGGTGGAGATCTGGGACAGGACGGCCTGGGAGGCCTACCTCGCGGAGAGCGAAGACGACTTCGCCGACATCGAGGAGGGGGTGCTGCCCGGCGGTCTGTAG
- the rsmH gene encoding 16S rRNA (cytosine(1402)-N(4))-methyltransferase RsmH: MGELRGTHVPVLLERCLELLAPALGRNGRTVHVDATLGLAGHAEAVLEAHPNTVLIGLDRDTEALAHARVRLARFADRIHLEHAVYDELPEVLERLGYPAIDGILFDLGVSSLQLDAPDRGFAYAQDAPLDMRMDQTRGVTAEEVVNTYAHPDLARVLRVYGEEKFAGRIASAILRERERGRITSSARLAELVRESIPAPARRTGGHPAKRTFQALRIEVNRELAALETALPAALDKLNVGGRMVVLSYHSLEDRLTKQALADRVRSKGPVDLPVELPGSGPTFRLLSRGAELPGEGEVAANPRAASVRLRAAERLDPEATRQGRTDRERYRRRVKAMHQPGTGSPGSEADPRSAPGDNGTDEEGEGT, translated from the coding sequence ATGGGGGAGCTACGCGGCACGCACGTGCCGGTGCTGCTCGAGCGGTGTCTCGAGTTGCTGGCCCCCGCGCTGGGTCGGAACGGACGCACCGTCCACGTCGACGCGACGCTGGGGCTGGCCGGGCACGCCGAGGCGGTCCTGGAGGCGCACCCGAACACGGTGCTGATCGGTCTGGACCGGGACACCGAGGCCCTCGCCCACGCGCGGGTCCGGCTGGCCCGGTTCGCCGACCGGATCCACCTGGAGCACGCCGTCTACGACGAGCTGCCCGAGGTGCTGGAGCGGCTCGGCTATCCGGCGATCGACGGGATCCTGTTCGACCTGGGGGTCTCCTCCCTGCAACTGGACGCGCCCGACCGCGGGTTCGCGTACGCGCAGGACGCGCCGCTGGACATGCGGATGGACCAGACCCGGGGGGTGACCGCCGAGGAGGTGGTCAACACCTACGCCCACCCGGACCTGGCCCGGGTGCTCCGGGTCTACGGCGAGGAGAAGTTCGCCGGGCGGATCGCCTCGGCGATCCTCCGGGAGCGCGAGCGGGGCCGGATCACCTCGTCGGCGCGGTTGGCCGAGCTGGTCAGGGAGAGCATTCCGGCACCAGCCCGACGAACCGGGGGACACCCGGCCAAGAGAACGTTTCAGGCTTTACGGATCGAGGTAAACAGAGAACTGGCAGCGCTGGAGACGGCGCTGCCGGCCGCTCTCGACAAGCTCAACGTGGGCGGCCGCATGGTGGTCCTGTCCTACCACTCGCTGGAGGACCGGCTCACCAAGCAGGCGCTCGCCGACCGGGTCCGCAGTAAGGGCCCGGTCGACCTCCCGGTCGAACTGCCCGGGTCGGGCCCGACGTTCCGGCTGCTGAGCCGGGGCGCCGAGCTTCCCGGGGAGGGGGAGGTCGCCGCCAACCCGCGTGCCGCCTCGGTGCGGCTGCGGGCGGCGGAACGGCTCGACCCGGAGGCGACCCGGCAGGGGCGTACCGACCGCGAACGGTACCGGCGCCGGGTGAAGGCGATGCACCAACCGGGGACGGGGTCACCGGGATCCGAGGCGGATCCCCGGTCGGCCCCGGGGGACAACGGGACGGACGAAGAGGGGGAGGGGACATGA